CTGTTGAGTCGCGGTACAGACCAAGGCAGCAGCTTCCCAGAAAGATCCGCCGGTACGCGGTGTCTCATGTCACACAGCGTTACTTCTCACACGATCCACCCGGGCGTCACACGACGTTCACCAGAGGTTTCACACCTTTGGTGAGACAGCGATACTGCTGCACATGACGACCGATGCCGGGGACACGCCCCTCACCATCGACGAGCTGGCCGCCCGGGCGGGCGTCACGGTCCGCACCGTCCGCTTCTACGGCAGCAAGGGCCTGCTGCCTCCGCCGGTGATCGGCCCGCGCCGGGTGGGGCACTACGGGCCGGACCACCTGGCGCGGCTGGCCCTGATCGAGGAGTTGCAGCAGCAGGGCATGACCCTGTCGGCGATCGAGCGGTACCTCAGACAGCTGCCTGCCGACCTCACCCCGCACGACCTCGCCATTCACCGCGCCGTGGTCGCGTCCTGGGCGCCGGACGCGGTGGACACGGTGTCACGGGAGGAGCTGGAGCGTCGCGCGGGACGGCCGCTCACCCCGGAGGACAT
Above is a genomic segment from Streptomyces fodineus containing:
- a CDS encoding MerR family transcriptional regulator encodes the protein MTTDAGDTPLTIDELAARAGVTVRTVRFYGSKGLLPPPVIGPRRVGHYGPDHLARLALIEELQQQGMTLSAIERYLRQLPADLTPHDLAIHRAVVASWAPDAVDTVSREELERRAGRPLTPEDMERLAAMNVVMEADGDPVRVDSGLLRLGVQLLDVPLSQEAILAARKVLVEHSRAAAHELSQLFRGEVAERDARDVRSLSAHMHPLVVQALLTTFQRSLREELSEWVTGSGTD